A part of Oncorhynchus masou masou isolate Uvic2021 chromosome 21, UVic_Omas_1.1, whole genome shotgun sequence genomic DNA contains:
- the LOC135507389 gene encoding prospero homeobox protein 1-like — MNLSLPDQNMHNPSDGGLEDNKAGLMIPCFRRNMYDEPLISYSNGSIISHLLRKTIHNKKALDESHFYLPTSTVSSSTMADSSQEDQSSVSSKDSAAESASPGRHLSTRVSPEEDRPLSDHLQAKRARVENIIRSMAGSPNSRLHGDSERAESDTREAREAYRENKRKQMLPQHQEHSLNVAAPANRGSSSSSSSKDEECHKLKVQLQSMQRILRQLQDKFLQVYNQDDAVHEDRDDTGTASPPENDDTTPSKESGFMFRINMDEELERKHDSGKGDCKDRVKTDRSYLTHQRGGKNLQETLKHELSKAMSESVDRVFKKLSSTGLNQSSHQRMCHTPEHVIMGAERKSQVPCNQEQSHTEEPVKRQALERYERSEACSPKDQTEALSLVVRKPPLSQLSSVTPTVKRPYPLHQSPFQFNYSTPLHDSQMLEHLLKYGPHTNFGGLPCMPPSMDRTSPDSVDLPWSMRSKVTSSHLAHHHHPSGLGPVTVDSLCLPHVKMECGDLQSIAERNSYMSLNIQQGLTPNHLKKAKLMFFYTRYPSSNVLKTFFPDVKFNRCITSQLIKWFSNFREFYYIQMEKFARQAIVDGVRDVKDMSISRDSELFRALNMHYNKANDFQVPERFLEVSEITLQEFFNAISTAKDSDPSWKKAIYKVICKLDSDVPDEFKSSTCL, encoded by the exons ATGAACCTGAGCCTCCCTGACCAGAACATGCACAACCCCAGTGACGGTGGTCTGGAGGATAACAAGGCTGGGCTCATGATCCCCTGCTTCCGTAGAAACATGTACGATGAGCCTCTAATTTCATACTCCAATGGATCCATCATCTCTCACCTCCTGCGCAAAACCATCCACAACAAGAAGGCTCTGGACGAAAGCCATTTCTACCTACCCACATCGACTGTGTCCAGCTCCACAATGGCTGACTCCAGTCAGGAGGACCAGAGCAGTGTCTCGTCCAAGGACAGCGCGGCAGAGTCTGCATCCCCAGGCAGGCACCTCTCGACCAGGGTCAGCCCTGAGGAGGACAGGCCCCTGAGTGATCACCTCCAGGCCAAGCGTGCCCGTGTGGAGAACATCATCCGCAGTATGGCGGGGTCTCCCAACAGCAGGCTCCATGGGGACAGTGAAAGGGCTGAGTCAGACACCAGGGAGGCTAGAGAGGCCTACAGGGAGAACAAACGTAAACAGATGCTCCCCCAGCATCAGGAGCACAGTCTCAATGTGGCAGCTCCAGCTAACAgaggcagcagtagcagcagcagcagtaaggATGAAGAGTGCCACAAACTGAAGGTGCAGCTCCAGAGCATGCAGAGAATCCTTAGACAGCTCCAGGATAAGTTTTTACAGGTTtataaccaggacgacgctgtgCACGAAGACAGAGATGACACAGGCACAGCCAGCCCTCCTGAAAATGATGACACCACACCAAGCAAAGAGTCTGGGTTCATGTTCCGTATAAACATGGAtgaggagttagagaggaagCATGACAGTGGTAAAGGGGACTGTAAGGAcagagtgaagacagacagaagtTATCTGACACATCAAAGGGGAGGCAAGAACCTACAGGAGACTCTGAAGCATGAGCTCTCCAAAGCGATGAGTGAGAGTGTAGATAGGGTGTTCAAGAAACTCTCCTCCACGGGGCTCAACCAGTCATCTCATCAGCGCATGTGTCACACCCCAGAGCACGTCATTATGGGAGCTGAGAGGAAGAGCCAGGTACCCTGTAACCAGGAGCAATCACACACTGAGGAGCCAGTCAAACGCCAGGCTCTAGAGCGCTATGAGAGAAGTGAGGCTTGCAGTCCTAAGGATCAGACCGAAGCTCTGTCTCTAGTGGTCCGTAAGCCGCCCCTGAGCCAGCTTAGCTCAGTTACCCCGACAGTGAAGAGGCCCTATCCCTTACACCAGTCTCCATTCCAGTTCAACTACAGCACACCTCTCCATGACAGTCAAATGCTGGAACACCTCCTCAAATACGGGCCCCACACTAACTTCGGAGGTCTCCCATGCATGCCCCCATCCATGGACAGAACGTCCCCAGACTCAGTGGACCTACCCTGGTCCATGAGGTCCAAAGTGACATCCAGCCACCTGGCCCACCACCATCACCCATCAGGCCTGGGTCCAGTGACCGTAGACAGTCTGTGTCTCCCTCATGTCAAGATGGAGTGTGGGGACCTGCAGAGCATAGCAGAGAGAAACTCCTACATGTCTCTCA acatccagcaaGGCCTGACCCCCAACCATCTGAAGAAAGCTAAGCTGATGTTCTTCTACACCCGTTACCCCAGCTCCAATGTGCTGAAAACCTTCTTTCCAGATGTCAAG TTCAATCGCTGCATCACCTCTCAGCTCATCAAGTGGTTCAGTAACTTCCGTGAGTTTTACTACATCCAGATGGAGAAGTTTGCCCGCCAGGCCATAGTGGACGGGGTCAGGGATGTGAAAGACATGTCCATCAGCAGAGACTCTGAGCTGTTCAGAGCCCTCAACATGCACTACAACAAAGCCAATGACTTCCAG GTTCCTGAGAGATTCCTTGAGGTTTCTGAAATTACTCTTCAGGAGTTTTTCAACGCCATTTCAACTGCTAAAGATTCTGACCCCTCTTGGAAGAAGGCAATCTACAAGGTCATCTGTAAGCTGGACAGTGATGTCCCAGATGAGTTCAAATCATCCACCTGCCTATAG
- the LOC135508220 gene encoding dihydrolipoyllysine-residue succinyltransferase component of 2-oxoglutarate dehydrogenase complex, mitochondrial-like isoform X1 has translation MLSHSRRVTRNVSRFIAVISQGNNVLARQAVSVVLDSAREGSDLLLSSALGLSASRSVTVNNPAKCGARSSVFQIRYFKTSSACRNEVITVKTPAFAESVTEGDVRWEKAVGDSVKEDEVVCEIETDKTSVQVPSPAAGVIEELLVPDGEKVEGGQALFKLRKGAVAAQAAEAPAAVAAPPPPAAATPPSFAASAVGPIPTTMPPVPPVPGAAISATPVSAIKPTAAPAAVADGRGIPARTEHRVKMNRMRLRIAQRLKEAQNTCAMLTTFNEVDMSNISEMRKAYKDTFLKKHNIKLGFMSAFVKASAYALMDQPSVNGVIDDTTKEVVYRDYVDISVAVATPKGLVVPVIRGVEGMNFADIEKTINELGEKARKNELAVEDMDGGTFTISNGGVFGSMFGTPIINPPQSAILGMHGIFDRPVAIGGKVEIRPMMYVALTYDHRLIDGREAVTFLRKIKAVVEDPRVLLLDL, from the exons ATGTTATCCCACTCCCGGCGTGTCACCCGGAATGTTAGCCGTTTTATCGCTGTCATTAGTCAG GGAAACAATGTATTGGCACGGCAGGCTGTGTCAG TCGTTTTAGATTCTGCACGAGAAGGGAGTGATTTACTGTTGTCATCTGCTCTAGGACTGTCAGCTAGCCGTAGTGTCACAGTCAACAACCCAGC GAAATGCGGAGCCAGGTCCAGTGTCTTCCAAATCAGATACTTCAAGACGTCTTCAGCTTGCA GGAATGAAGTCATCACAGTAAAGACACCTGCGTTTGCGGAGTCAGTCACAGAGGGGGATGTGAGGTGGGAGAAAG CGGTTGGTGACTCTGTCAAAGAGGATGAGGTGGTTTGTGAGATTGAGACGGACAAG ACATCAGTGCAGGTGCCGTCTCCTGCTGCTGGGGTGATTGAGGAGCTACTGGTCCCTGATGGGGAGAAGGTCGAGGGAGGACAGGCTCTCTTCAAACTCCGGAAAGGAG CTGTTGCTGCCCAAGCTGCAGAGGccccagcagcagtagcagctcCTCCACCCCCTGCTGCTGCCACACCTCCATCCTTTGCTGCCTCTGCGGTGGGCCCCATCCCCACCACAATGCCCCCCGTGCCACCCGTGCCAGGAGCTGCCATCTCTGCCACACCAg tTTCAGCCATCAAACCCACTGCTGCCCCAGCCGCTGTTGCAGATGGAAGGGGGATACCAGCCAGGACAGAGCACAGG GTGAAGATGAACCGTATGCGTCTGAGAATCGCCCAGAGACTGAAGGAAGCCCAGAACACCTGCGCTATGTTGACAACATTTAATGAGGTCGACATGAG CAACATCAGTGAGATGAGGAAAGCCTACAAAGACACTTTCCTGAAGAAACACAACATCAAGCTGGGCTTCATGTCTGCATTTGTCAAGGCTTCAGCATACGCTCTGATGGACCAACCTTCCGTCAACGGAG TAATTGATGACACCACCAAAGAGGTTGTGTACAGGGACTACGTGGACATCAGTGTGGCTGTAGCAACACCAAAG GGCCTGGTGGTGCCTGTGATCCGTGGGGTGGAGGGAATGAACTTCGCTGACATCGAGAAGACCATCAACGAGCTGGGGGAGAAA GCCCGTAAGAATGAGCTGGCCGTGGAAGACATGGATGGCGGCACCTTCACCATCAGCAACGGTGGCGTATTTGGATCAATGTTTGGCACACCTATCATCAACCCTCCGCAGTCTGCCATCCTTGGCATGCATGGCATCTTCGACAGGCCAGTGGCCATCGGGGGCAAG GTGGAGATCCGCCCCATGATGTACGTGGCTCTGACATATGACCATCGGCTCATCGATGGCAGAGAGGCAGTCACCTTCCTGCGTAAGATCAAGGCAGTGGTAGAAGACCCCAGAGTGCTGCTCCTGGACTTGTGA
- the LOC135508220 gene encoding dihydrolipoyllysine-residue succinyltransferase component of 2-oxoglutarate dehydrogenase complex, mitochondrial-like isoform X2, which produces MLSHSRRVTRNVSRFIAVISQGNNVLARQAVSGLSASRSVTVNNPAKCGARSSVFQIRYFKTSSACRNEVITVKTPAFAESVTEGDVRWEKAVGDSVKEDEVVCEIETDKTSVQVPSPAAGVIEELLVPDGEKVEGGQALFKLRKGAVAAQAAEAPAAVAAPPPPAAATPPSFAASAVGPIPTTMPPVPPVPGAAISATPVSAIKPTAAPAAVADGRGIPARTEHRVKMNRMRLRIAQRLKEAQNTCAMLTTFNEVDMSNISEMRKAYKDTFLKKHNIKLGFMSAFVKASAYALMDQPSVNGVIDDTTKEVVYRDYVDISVAVATPKGLVVPVIRGVEGMNFADIEKTINELGEKARKNELAVEDMDGGTFTISNGGVFGSMFGTPIINPPQSAILGMHGIFDRPVAIGGKVEIRPMMYVALTYDHRLIDGREAVTFLRKIKAVVEDPRVLLLDL; this is translated from the exons ATGTTATCCCACTCCCGGCGTGTCACCCGGAATGTTAGCCGTTTTATCGCTGTCATTAGTCAG GGAAACAATGTATTGGCACGGCAGGCTGTGTCAG GACTGTCAGCTAGCCGTAGTGTCACAGTCAACAACCCAGC GAAATGCGGAGCCAGGTCCAGTGTCTTCCAAATCAGATACTTCAAGACGTCTTCAGCTTGCA GGAATGAAGTCATCACAGTAAAGACACCTGCGTTTGCGGAGTCAGTCACAGAGGGGGATGTGAGGTGGGAGAAAG CGGTTGGTGACTCTGTCAAAGAGGATGAGGTGGTTTGTGAGATTGAGACGGACAAG ACATCAGTGCAGGTGCCGTCTCCTGCTGCTGGGGTGATTGAGGAGCTACTGGTCCCTGATGGGGAGAAGGTCGAGGGAGGACAGGCTCTCTTCAAACTCCGGAAAGGAG CTGTTGCTGCCCAAGCTGCAGAGGccccagcagcagtagcagctcCTCCACCCCCTGCTGCTGCCACACCTCCATCCTTTGCTGCCTCTGCGGTGGGCCCCATCCCCACCACAATGCCCCCCGTGCCACCCGTGCCAGGAGCTGCCATCTCTGCCACACCAg tTTCAGCCATCAAACCCACTGCTGCCCCAGCCGCTGTTGCAGATGGAAGGGGGATACCAGCCAGGACAGAGCACAGG GTGAAGATGAACCGTATGCGTCTGAGAATCGCCCAGAGACTGAAGGAAGCCCAGAACACCTGCGCTATGTTGACAACATTTAATGAGGTCGACATGAG CAACATCAGTGAGATGAGGAAAGCCTACAAAGACACTTTCCTGAAGAAACACAACATCAAGCTGGGCTTCATGTCTGCATTTGTCAAGGCTTCAGCATACGCTCTGATGGACCAACCTTCCGTCAACGGAG TAATTGATGACACCACCAAAGAGGTTGTGTACAGGGACTACGTGGACATCAGTGTGGCTGTAGCAACACCAAAG GGCCTGGTGGTGCCTGTGATCCGTGGGGTGGAGGGAATGAACTTCGCTGACATCGAGAAGACCATCAACGAGCTGGGGGAGAAA GCCCGTAAGAATGAGCTGGCCGTGGAAGACATGGATGGCGGCACCTTCACCATCAGCAACGGTGGCGTATTTGGATCAATGTTTGGCACACCTATCATCAACCCTCCGCAGTCTGCCATCCTTGGCATGCATGGCATCTTCGACAGGCCAGTGGCCATCGGGGGCAAG GTGGAGATCCGCCCCATGATGTACGTGGCTCTGACATATGACCATCGGCTCATCGATGGCAGAGAGGCAGTCACCTTCCTGCGTAAGATCAAGGCAGTGGTAGAAGACCCCAGAGTGCTGCTCCTGGACTTGTGA